The Rattus norvegicus strain BN/NHsdMcwi chromosome 20, GRCr8, whole genome shotgun sequence genomic interval GCTGGCTGAGGAGGTACCCTGCTATAACAGTCGTGATACTGAGGTGTCCCTCAGAATCTTCCCTCCATGGACTCTGGGAGCTTCTAGGCCAGCCTGTGTCTCGTGTGAATCAAGAGTAAGTCCTGGCAGCCACAAGTGCCCAGCCTGCCACTGTGTTCCTGCTACTGTGTGCCTCGTGGTAACTTGCTCCCAGAAGCTGCAGGCTGAACCCACCATAGCCAGGAGCCACTTTTTCCGTCTGAGAGCAGGGAGGGGTGGGTCAGGATGGGGCCTTCTTACGGTTGGGCAACCATGGGATCTCTTCATGCTCATTTGGTGTCTCACCTGTTGTAGAAGTTCTTGCCCAGCCCCTTACCAACCTGGCACAAGtattctgcaagagcaggagCCTTTCTGAGTCTAGCCTGAGCCCTTTTCTCAAGGAGTAGGTTGGCCCTCAGATGTACTATGTGTTTGTAGTATGTTCCTGTCTGGGTAGAGCTTATGGACCAGGAAACATTGACCTTGGGTTTTCCGTGCAGTCCCGGCCCAGTGTAGTGTAGTGTATCAGAACACACACCTAACCCCCACgatggtttctgtttcttaggcaCTCGTGGCAGGCATGCGCAACCGTGAGAACAGTTCACCCTGCCAGGGAAATGGGGAACCTGCCACCAGGGGCCGGGGTGGGAGCTGTGTGTGGCCTGCAGAAGAGGAGCCTTCCACCGAGGCCACCGCTCCTTCCTACAAGAAGCCCCTGTACGGCATCTCCCACAAGATCATGGAGAAGAAGAACCCTCCCTCGGGAGACCTGCTCAGCCCCTACGAGCTCTTTGAGAAGGCAAACTCTAGTAACAGCCCCTCCCCTCTGCGCCTGCTCAACGAGTCTCAGAAGCGGGAGTGTGGTGTCGGGGCTGCCACCGATGGGGACTCCAGTATCTACTTCCTGATCCAGAAGATGTTCTATACGCTCAACACGCTCACGTCCAACATGTCCCAGCTTCACAGCAAGATGGACCTGCTCTCCCTCGAGGTAGGCCGCATCAAGAAGCAGGTGAGCTCTTCAGAGCTGGTGGCCAAGTTCCAGCCTCCCCCCGAGTACCAGCTCACGGCAGCGGAGCTCAAACAGATCGCCGAGCAGAGTCTGTCCTGCGGCGACCTGGCCTGCCGACTGCTTGTGCAGCTCTTCCCCGAGCTCTTCAGCGACGTGGATTTCTCCCGCGGCTGCAGCGCCTGTGGCTTCGCCGCCAAGCGGAAGTTAGAGTCACTGCACCTCCAGCTCATCCGCAACTACGTGGAGGTCTACTACCCCTCTGTGAAGGACTCGGCTGTGTGGCAGGCCGAGTGCTTACCACAGCTGAATGACTTCTTCAGCCGCTTCTGGGCCCAGCGGGAAATGGAAGACAGCCAGCCCGGTGGCCAGGTCACCAACTTCTTCGAAGCCGACCAAGTGGATGCCGGCCACTTCCTGGACAACAAGGACCAAGAGGAAGCTCTGTCTCTGGACCGAAGCAGCACCATCGCCTCGGACCATGTGGTAGACACACAGGACCTCACCGAGTTCCTAGATGAAGCCTCCTCTCCGGGCGAGTTCGCTGTGTTCTTGCTGCACCGCCTCTTCCCGGAACTGTTCGACCACCGGAAGCTGGGAGAGCAGTACAGCTGCTACGGTGATGGCGGCAAGCAGGAGCTGGATCCCCAGAGGCTGCAGATCATCCGCAACTACACAGAGATCTACTTTCCTGATATGCAAGAGGAGGAAGCTTGGCTGCAGCAGTGTGCCCAGCGCATCAACGATGAGCTGGAGGGCCTGGGTCTGGAGGGAGGCAGCGAGGGCGAGGCCCCGAGGGACGACTGCTACGACTCCTCTAGCCTGCCGGACGACATCTCTGTGGTCAAGGTAGAGGACAGCTTCGAAGGCGAGCGGCCGGGCCGGCGCTCCAAGAAGATCTGGCTGGTGCCCATTGACTTCGACAAGCTAGAGATTCCGCAGCCTGACTTCGAGATGCCCGGTTCGGACTGCCTTCTGAGCAAGGAGCAGCTTCGCAGCATCTACGAGAGCAGCCTGTCCATTGGCAACTTCGCCTCCCGCCTGCTGGTGCACCTCTTCCCCGAGCTCTTCACGCACGAGAACCTGCGCAAGCAGTACAACTGCAGCGGCTCCCTGGGCAAGAAGCAGCTGGATCCCGCCCGCATCAGGCTGATCCGCCACTACGTGCAGCTCCTCTACCCCAGAGCCAAGAACGACCGCGTGTGGACCCTGGAGTTTGTGGGCAAGCTGGACGAGCGCTGTCGGCGCAGGGACACGGAGCAGCGCCGCTCCTACCAGCAACAACGCAAGGTCCATGTGCCTGGCCCCGAGTGCCGGGACCTAGCAAGTTATGCAATCAACCCCGAGAGGTTCCGTGAGGAGTTTGAGGGGCCCCCGCTGCCTCCTGAAAGGAGCAGCAAAGACTTTTGCAAAATACCCCTGGACGAGCTGGTGGTCCCCTCACCCGACTTTCCGGTGCCTTCCCCTTACCTGCTCTCAGACAAGGAGGTACGCGAGATCGTGCAGCAGAGCCTGTCCGTGGGCAACTTCGCTGCCCGGCTCCTGGTCAGACTCTTCCCGGAACTCTTCACAGCCGAGAACCTCCGACTGCAGTACAACCACTCCGGGGCTTGTAACAAGAAGCAGCTGGACCCCACGAGGCTGAGGCTCATCCGCCATTACGTGGAAGCTGTCTACCCCgtggagaagatggaggaggtgTGGCACTATGAATGTATACCTAGCATTGATGAGCGGTGTCGCCGCCCCAACAGGAAAAAGTGCGACATCCTCAAGAAAGCCAAGAAAGTGGAGAAATGACAGGGTTGGGGCTGCCCAGGGACTTGGGTCACCACAGGCTGAGCAATGGGTGCCCTTGGGACTGAGCCTCGCTCTGGAGCCCGCGCACGGTATCCACAGACAGGCACCTTATGCCAGTGGGGAGTGGGTTCCTACATTTGCACACGTAAACACCTACCCAGCCGCAAGAAAGAAGCCTTGAATTTGGTCTTTTTGTATCCATGACTTTGTTCTGTGTTCCCTGGTGGCACAGCGGGAGTTTGGGAAGGGGGGTTAGCCAAGCTGTGAAATCAGAGAATTGGTAGGGCAGGGTCCCTTCACAGGGCTGGGGTGCCCTCCCTAACCCTTACGATTCAAAATTCAAATTTAGACTAGATGTGGTAGCCCACATCTCTAGGCGGAGCCCATCCAGGGCTAAATAATGATACCCTGTCCAAAAAACAAATGACACAAACACAGCAACTtgtctctctccccatcttttacatcttctatttttttttttaaactaaaatgaaattttgaaagaATCATTAGGCTCTTTGGGAGCCattttatttaggaaaaaaaaaaatcttaaaatatttgagATGAGATGCCGTAAGATTTACTTCAGTTGCTGGgatttttaaagatgattttagatttatgctttttttttttttttttttttttttaaagaaatgccgTATTCAGGCATTGTGGGTAACTGGCTTCAGGTGGCATAGTGACTAGTTTTGCTAATCCTGTGTTTGGCATCTGGTTTTGGAAGAGTCCAGAGTCCCCTTAGGCTCGGCAGAAGGGATGGATCCTAAGCAGTGTGTAGCCCCTTTCTTACTACGTGAGCCTCCCTTCTGCTGTGGCCCCTGAGAGGTTTCCTGTGACTCAGCCTGTCCGCCCCGCCCTGCCGTGTGGTGCTCACGTGTAGAAGCGAACACTGGAAGATGATATGAATGTAGATAGGTGGAGGCACGGGTCTTCACGGCCTTCGAGTGTCTCCCGCAGCCCCGTTCCCTCTCCACACAGACGGCGTGGGCCTAGAGGACGCATTGGAACGCAATGCGTAGGGACGTTTCTGTGTGATTTATGGGTGAGCCTTGGGGCTCACCAAGAACTGTTTACTTTCCATGCATTTGTACAAAGTCTATGTCCCCAGACCTCAGTGTTAGCTCCCCCATGAGTAGCACGGTCTTGAACCTCTGAAGCCCAGGGCTGTTTGGCAGGTGTTGGAAGGACCCAAGCCACCTCAAATGGAGTACCCATAACCCTTCCCGGTCCCACCAGACCTCTTCCCTCAAACCTTGCAGGAAGTTCTGCCGTCCTACCCAGGCTCCCCCAGCATGGAGTACGTTCCCTGCTGGGGCCAGATgcctgagaaggaaaggaaacagtgtttcccaaACTGAATGCATCTCATCCTTGACCTAGAACATTAATTGAGTTGCCCAGGGTAGTCATGAAACCCTTGGGGGACATTACAGATGTGATAACTTTAATGGCTTAATATTTTGCTACCTTAATATGCAGAAATGATAGGAATAATCTATGAATTTTCTCATAAAGATAAGAACTTTTAGTTCTAGTAGACAACATGGTATAATTTTGCATGTACCCAgtgggcatttaaaaaaaaataacagttttcAGTACTATAAAGCTTCTATTCATGTCATTTTCAGATTATTTATGCTATAACTGTAAACCTAAATTATTGACCTTGAGAAGTGCACAGACTTTGTGGCACTCTGTCACATGCCCACCCCTGCACACCTATCTCCTTATGAGTGAGGTGAGGGGCCCCACAAACGGGGCAACCTTCTTGTGCCCAGGAAGAAGGTAATGGGGCAGCCAGAAgactccccttcccccctcactTGGCCTCTCTCTAATGCCTtagtcacacacatatatacacacacatgcgcacacacatgcacatacacacatacacccatgcacacacaggcacgcacgcatgcacacacactgcccCAAAGATGGCCGTGGCACTCTCTCACTGCTTCCCCTAGCTGGAGAGAATTCCATGGGATTTGTTCTGGTCTTGAGGATGCTAACCAAGAGGATTCCAAGCCATGTGAAAATCGTCCCACTCTCTAGAAAGTGGAGCGTGGCCCTGCCGCTCAGAAGCACGGTGGGTCACTGCGTTTTTTAGAAGTCCTGTCTACTCACAGGAGAGAAATGGCAGGCTCTAGGAACCGAGCGGGACTTTCCATAACCCAGAGCGTGTTAAATTCTGGGAACCCGTATTTTGGTTTCCTTAGTGCTTTAACCATGTAGGGCTCctcttcacccccacccccagtcccatCGTCCCTTTCAGTGAAAAGAGCTGGACACTCTGGGAGCTGTTTCCTGCCCCTGCTGGACTGTATGGTCCTCACTTCCCCATCCGTACAGGAAGCTCCAgtgggcatttttttttccatgaagcaatataatataaaatacttattttttcagaatttaatggGTCTCATAAAATCTTGTTGGCAATTGCTTTTCCTGTCCCCATCTAAATTCTCCGTGTTTTAGATTATTTTTGCCTTGTATCCAGAGGACTAGAGATTAGCCCCGACATTCTGATGTTCACTAAAATAGTATGTCACGGTAGGTGGTAGTGGTCTTGGTTTTCTCTGTTAGTAAGCTGTTAAAGAATGTCTGAAGATACTCTTGAATGTACAGTGTTCGAGTCCTGCTTTATTTAGTTCATGTGGCCGCGTCTGTCTGATGGCGAAACGTTTGTCAGGGAATCCATGTCTAGTGTTATTAGTGCTCAATGTCCTTCCCCTTCAGTGCTGAACCCCGAACCTTGCTCTCCTTTTAAGTTAGGGGGTGAGGGGTTCACATCAGCAGCAATCATCAACTGACCAATGGGATCTACTTAGTGGCGACTGGATTTGGCTTGATCACGCCACAGTGTGGGCCACTCGGGTTCTGGTAGAGATTGCCTCAGTTTCTACCATTCCCCCAGCCATTGCTTCTTACCTGATCCAGGGGGACCTGGAGACCCCCCCGGTTGGAGGTCACTGGGTCATTCTGAAGTGGGGATGGGGTGAGGGCCCCGGGGCTGTCACTCACCGCTGTGGGCAGCCCTTGCCTCTTGTAGATCCAGCCTTAATGTCTGACATCCCAGGAAGCGCAGACCCTGCACAAAGTGGATATCAGAGTGACTACTGTGAGGAGTGATATAACAAGAATAGTTTTACCAAAGAGAACGAGATACCACGTCATGTCTGCCTGTTACACTGATCTGAGTGCACCCTTAGAAAACTGAATGTACCACAAACCCAGGACATTTTTTGGAACTTGTATGCTCTCTAGCAACTTTGTGTGAATTTTTATACAAGCactgttttattaattatataaaatataaaaatagaaaaactgtGGTCTCTTTATCATTTCATTTCTTTAGGCCACTTAGAGTGTGTCTGTCCGCCTGTCTGTGTCCCTCCCTCCCAGTCCCTCGGGAGAATGTGCGTGTTTGGGGACTTCTGTGCCTGGATGCGGGGGTGCAGCTCGCACGGTTTGGGCCACAGGCAAGTGGCAAATGCTTGTACACAGAACACAAGATGTGGCACTCCTCCATCGTCTCCTTCCTGGCCTGGTGCCAGCCCTGTCTGGACCAGCAGGACATCCCCTCCCTCTGACCCCAGTTGTCCCACTGTGTGTGGCTTGGGATGTAGTTTCTCAAAGCCAACCTGGTAACAAAAAGATTCCTGATTCCCCTCTGCTGGTTAAGAATCAGTAACCGTTTAAAAAACAGCATGTatcaggcgggggggggggggggggggcgggagggAGATGTCCTGTTGATGTTGCACACCGGTCTCAAGGTGCCgaagggatagctcagtggttaagcgcactggcttctcttcagaggacccgggttcaatcccagtacccatatggcaACTTAACACCATCTGTGATTCCCCACAaccacacacttcctccaacaaggccacacctcctagtagtgccactccctgggccaagcacacacAAACCACCAAAAGGTTGTCTTGGCAGGTGGGAAGAGGATGGGACAGGTTCCATATACTTGTGTGTCATGATGGCTTGggattttttggttttggtttgcttttatttttgagacagattggCCTGGAATGCACTAGAtcagtctggcttcaaactcagatcctcctgaCCAGGTACTGGGATTAGGATGTGCACCATTGGAACTGCAGAGATAGGTCAAAAgataagagctctggctgctcttccagaagacccaggttcaattcccagcaccgacatggcagcccacaattctagctccagttccagaggatccaccCAATATCCTCTTGTGACCTCTATGGACACACACGATAGGtagattggatggatggatggatggatggatggatggatggatagatggatgggtgggtgggtggatgggtgagtggatgggtgagtgggtggatggatgggtgggtggtgggtggatgaatgatttctttttaaagctgtGCACCACTACCTTGCTGGTTTTATTGGGACAAGGTCTTACATATCTCATGCAGATACAACAGAGGCTAAACTTAAACTGACCCTCCTTCACCTCCATGGGCCCGGAACTACAAGctcaatttaaaattttaattggcTTAGTTTACATTTCTAGATTTGGAAATTTTGTTCCATAAAACAGGGTAAGAGGAAGCCGAGGTTTTGTGGTCAGGGAAAGGCTGAAGAAAACAGGGAAGACTGGGCACACTGAGAAGGAACTGGATTTGGTGGCTCTGACTATTATCTGAGCATTTGAGAAGCAAAGGCCAGATCCCTGCAGAGAGGCTAAGGCCCCAAGAGACAAGGAGGTGAGTGCAGTAAGGGCCCTTGCTGCCTCTAGAGGG includes:
- the Bend3 gene encoding BEN domain-containing protein 3 — protein: MNSTEFSEDVEEVLKTNPVKVEGGDAAALDCSRNSRASEKHPLDSVLTALHNSSKRKQLGSDGQADSVPGEKRRRLISEALVAGMRNRENSSPCQGNGEPATRGRGGSCVWPAEEEPSTEATAPSYKKPLYGISHKIMEKKNPPSGDLLSPYELFEKANSSNSPSPLRLLNESQKRECGVGAATDGDSSIYFLIQKMFYTLNTLTSNMSQLHSKMDLLSLEVGRIKKQVSSSELVAKFQPPPEYQLTAAELKQIAEQSLSCGDLACRLLVQLFPELFSDVDFSRGCSACGFAAKRKLESLHLQLIRNYVEVYYPSVKDSAVWQAECLPQLNDFFSRFWAQREMEDSQPGGQVTNFFEADQVDAGHFLDNKDQEEALSLDRSSTIASDHVVDTQDLTEFLDEASSPGEFAVFLLHRLFPELFDHRKLGEQYSCYGDGGKQELDPQRLQIIRNYTEIYFPDMQEEEAWLQQCAQRINDELEGLGLEGGSEGEAPRDDCYDSSSLPDDISVVKVEDSFEGERPGRRSKKIWLVPIDFDKLEIPQPDFEMPGSDCLLSKEQLRSIYESSLSIGNFASRLLVHLFPELFTHENLRKQYNCSGSLGKKQLDPARIRLIRHYVQLLYPRAKNDRVWTLEFVGKLDERCRRRDTEQRRSYQQQRKVHVPGPECRDLASYAINPERFREEFEGPPLPPERSSKDFCKIPLDELVVPSPDFPVPSPYLLSDKEVREIVQQSLSVGNFAARLLVRLFPELFTAENLRLQYNHSGACNKKQLDPTRLRLIRHYVEAVYPVEKMEEVWHYECIPSIDERCRRPNRKKCDILKKAKKVEK